The Photobacterium sp. CCB-ST2H9 DNA segment TCAGCCCGTCCGTCGGATTCAATTTGACTCGGTAGAACAAAAACTCAGGTCATTGCTGAGCCACTGGCTGGCATGGAACCATTCTTTTCAGGGCCGGTGTATGTTTATTGATGCCTGGAAAGAACGAAGGCACGGTGACGATTCTGTCCAGTTGGAGCTCGACATCATTACAAGGCGTTGGCTGGATTATCTCTGCCTCCAGGTGGAGAAAGGGAAGTTGTCAGGTGAGTTCAGAGCAGACTTAGATACCTGGCAGTCAGTTTTTCGGCTGTATGGCGCTTATCTGAGTAGTCAGCTCTTTCATTCTCTGGCGCTGGAAGACGATGAAAGTCGCCGGTTCTGGTGTGAAGTCGAAACCGTTTTTGCCGAGTGGCGAACACCATAATTTTTAAAAACTTAAAAAAGCACGACCGTTCTTTTTTTGTGGAGGCAAGCAATGAGCAGCAAAATTTATTTCAATACAGCGGGTGGCCTGAATCTCAGACGCCGCGCAACGAATCTGATCACCCGTGCTTATCACAGAATGGCTCCATCTCATGCTGTAAATACGGCGCGGAAATTGTTACTGACGCCAGAAAAAATAATCAAGCAAGCGGAACAGCCTGACGGGATGCGCATTAAAGCGATTCAAAGCACTGAAGGCAGTCTGATGACTTATGCATTGGGGGATGGCCCGGTGTGGCTGCTGGGGCATGGCTGGTCAGGTTCAGCCAGTCAGTTTTTCCCGCTGATGGAAAAAATTGCAGCGGCGGGGTTTACCGCACTGGCGTTTGATAATCCCGCTCATGGGAACAGTGAAGGGCAGTATGGCCACTTACCGGGATTCGTAAAGGGGCTGGAAGCTGTGATTGATCAGGATGTGGAAGAGCTGGCAGGCGTCGTGGCTCACAGCATGGGCTGTACTATGGTCCTGGAAAGTAAGCATCCGAAGCTGGCTGGAAAACCGATGTTTTTGATTGCCCCGGTACTGAACTACAGGGACAACCTTTATCGGATGGTTGATGTGTCCGGTTTTTCGCTTCGTTTATTCCGGGATGTGGTCGGGGAAATCGAGCAGCAATATCAGTATCCGATTGATACAGTCGACACTTTTGCCCGGTTGTCTGAACATCAGGGGAAGGTTCTGATCGTACATGACGTTTCAGATCGGTTTGCACAGATTGAGCAATCCCGGGATGCGAATGCCCTGAACCATGTCGAATTGATAGAAACCGAAGGGTTAGGGCATAGTCGGATCCTGAGCAGTCAGGCGGTCCTGGATGCATTTGATGTCATCAGTCCGTCCGCATTATCATGGCACCGGATCAGCTCGATTTCGCTGCAACAGTTTCAGATTGAGCGGTAAGTGCAGCAACTTCTGCATCCAGTTTAGCAATATGATTCAGCATCATTTCATGGCAGTGGTCAGCCAGTGCTCTGGCGTCCTGGACGGTCATTGCTGAAGTGTCAATCGGGTCAAGATACTCAGCAATCACGGTCCCGTTGTCCCGGTTGCTGAGATCAATCTTGTTGTAAGTGCTGCTGACCACCATAGGCACAATGGGTACACCTGCCTCAATGGCCATTCTGAATGCACCAGTTTTAAAGGGCAGCAGACCTCGTCCTTTACTTCGGGTGCCTTCCGGATACATCCAGACCGACAGATTTCGCTCGTGAATAGCAGTGACAACCTGTTTGATGGTGTCTCGGGCTTTGGCTTTGTTTTCCCTGTCAATCAGGATATTACCGGTAATCCAGTAAAGCGGACCGAAAAAAGGGATCCAAAGCAGGCTTTTCTTGCCGATGGAAACTGTTCTGGGCCGAACCATTCCGGGGGAGGTGACGAAATCAAAAACGGTCTGGTGGTTTGAGATGTAGACGGCTTTGCCGATCCCGGTAACTTTTTCCTCACCGCGCTCAATAATCTGCACGTTGACAATTTTTCTCAGCACTTTAAACCATTGGCTGAAAAAATAGACATGTTTCGGATCGCGCGGACTGAACAAACAGTAAATCAAAGCGAACAGACAGGTGAACACAATAAAAACGGTAGCCAGTAAGAGGCGGATAAAAGCGAGCACAACAACTCCTTATATACACAAACTGCTTTTTCTTTAGCGTAATCCAGTACAGGAATTTCGCAAAAGAGGTCTGATGAGTTGTATGCAACAACTCACAAAATCGCATGCTAATTCACTGAAAATGCAAACAATTTCTTGCGTATCCTGCGCATTAATGAATTTGGACTGTTCTGTAGGGTGAAAATATCTTTGTCAGAAGTGCTTTAAGATTGTCCAGATGGCGGCGACATGAGTGCATCAGGACAGGGCTTCGTGCATAATCACTCCTTTGTGGTACTTTTTTGCGCTGAGGTTGAAATGGTCACGACGAAGCTGATTTCATTCTTCTGCTTACGACAGAAATTGCTGAAAATGTTTGCCCTTGTCGCAATTCTTATCCTGACGGGCTGTAGCAGTAAGCCTGATATAAACGACGAAGCCGCAGAAAAAACGCTGACTGCAAAGACGCCAACTCATGTTCCAGTAAGTCTTGCCATACAACCACCTGCACCCAGTTTTCAGACTGTATACCAAAGCTGGAAAGGGACTCCATACCGGTTGGGCGGAACCACCCGAAGCGGCATTGACTGTTCTGCATTCGTGCAACTGACTTATTCGGAGGTATATCAGCAAATGTTGCCCCGAACGACGTCGGAGCAATCCCGTTTAGGGAAGCCGGTGCCATTATCTCTGGCGAAAAAAGGTGATCTGATCTTTTTTCGGACGGGCCGAACTATGCGTCATGTTGGGATTTACATGGGAAACAATGAGTTCCTGCATGCTTCTACGTCACAGGGGGTTGTTGTTTCCAGCATGGATGCCCCCTATTGGCAGCGGGCATTTTGGCAAGTACGCCGGTTACAGTGATTCTTGGTCGCTGACCTTTACATATGCCACCAAAATTTCTGGGCCTCTGGCTCGCAAAATGGCCGGAGCCCTCTCATAATTTGTGTGGGACTGGATTTCCAGGAGGTGACCTATGGCGATGGCAATGACAGTCGGGCAATTCCTCAACAGCCATAATGTGGACTTCAGCCTGACACATCACAGACATACTGATACGTCTTTCAGCTCTGCAATCTCTGCACATGTGCCCACATCTCAAGTGGCAAAAGCGGTCTTACTGAAAGATCAGCAGGGAGACCATCTGATGGCGGTTGTCCCCTCAAACCGGCGGGTGATGATTGATAAAATCAACCGGATTATGGGCAAACAGTATTTTCTGGTGGGTGAGCATGAATTGTCCAAGATCTTCCAGGACTGTGAGCCGGGTGCGGTTCCTTCGCTGGGACAGGCATATCAGATCAATATGCTGGTGGATGATTTGCTGCTTGAACAAGATGAACTGTATATCGAATCAGGGGACCATGAAAACCTGATCCATCTGAACAACAAGCAGTTCCACAAAGTGATGCGGGATATTCCACACCGCAATATTTCAGGCTACCGGATGCTGTTTACACAGGAACATGACGGACGTCACTGGGAATGGGAATAGCAGACCGTAAGTGATCGGCCTGAATAAACAAAGACGAGATCCCCGGCGGGAATCTCGTCTTTTTTGTCTGTGATTCTTAATCAATGCAATTCAGCATGAAATTAATAATCGGGTCCGTCTCTGTGTTCATCGACAGGGCCTTAGGCATGTACTGTGGGGGTAACAGTATCTCACGTTCAATCAGCTCGTCTAACAACGGTTTGAATTCAAAGCCGGTTTTCCCGATAAACAGTGAAGTCAGATCGGTTTCTCTGTGTAAGCGGAGCGCATCTTTCAGACCTCGCAGATAGAGGAAGTCTTTTGTGAAGCCACCGCCCCGGTAAGCACGGGTGGTAATCGTAAACGCCGTATCGTCAGACAAACCGTAGTCGAATTTCAGGGTGCTGAAGGTTTCATTGAAGCTGCGCTTATTCACCATCATATCCACGGCTACGACACGAAGCGCCAGGGTTTTCAGCCGGTGGAGCGGGAAGTTCCCTGACAGGTGCTCACACAAAATTGCCAGACCCTCCTGCGTATGCGTGTTGCCGGGCAGGCCCAGCTGCAGCACTTTCAGGGGTTGGGCTTCGGCATTCACGCTGGTGACCATGTGCACACCCATTTCGTGGTGAATCAGGGCATACAGGTCTGCAGGAGTGAAGCGGCTGTTCAGGTTCACCTTCACTGTGCGTCCGCTGACCATCGCGCGGGCGATCAGTTTGGTTGTGCCCTGGATTTTACAGCTGAAACCGTAGTCCTCAGCAGCCAGGTTGAAGGCATCAATCGCCTCATCTGCGCTGATTGTAGCTGTTTCACGCTCTGCGTATTCACGGGCATGCAGGATGAACCGGGCATTGGCGATGTCGCTTTCATCCGGGCGACCGTAGTAACGCAATGAGTTATAAAGAAACTCTTCATGGCCCAGACTGGTCAGCAGGTCGATACGAACAGCCAACTGGTCAATCACCTTGCGGTACATAGCCTGAATACCTGCGTCACGAATGTCTTCCACAGGCAAACGATAGAGCTGCTCACGGAATTTATACGGATCCAGATCCAACTGCCGGTACGTAAACTTAGGCTGGTACGCATCACGATTATGCAGGAAGCGTCTTTTTTCCTGCTTCAGGTTGATCGGGTTGATATAGCTGAGGGTATTCAGGCCACGGGCAAACCGGTATAACTGGCGATCAAGCTGCACAACTTCCTTTGGCAGTTTAGAGTCCAGTACGTGCGCTTTCTGACGTCGGCGCGTTGAAGGCTGCTTCATACGTGATTCAATCACATAAGCCGCATGGCCTGTCAGAGTGCTTTTCAGCTCGGTTTTGAGTTGCTCTATGACCAGAGGGTAACTTTCACCACCATTCTCATTCATATACACCTTCTTAATCTCAATCGGTAAGATCAGGGTGCGGGAGAAATGATCACGGACAAAGGTGGCCTGATATCCCATCCCCTGGAAGACCAGATTTTCACCGGCAGTCACTGCCAGGTTGGGCAGGTTCACCTGACCCAGACGCGTCAGTAAATCCTTAATTTCTGACTGCCACTCTTTACGATCAACCTGCGCCGTACCCAGGTTAAAGGTAGGGCACGGTGTGGTAATGCGTTCGTAATTATATGAGTGTACGTCATAGACGACACAGTAGCCGAACTTATGCTCCAGAGCCGTGATCAGCGCATGAAAAATCCGGTAGTAGCAACTGTGCTTTGCAAGGGATGCGAACCTTTCTGCATCGGTCAGCGGAGCGTGCCAGACATCTTTGCCCCAAGCCTGAGAGTAGATGCAGCTTTTCGGATCGCGATTAAGATCGTATTCATAGCGGGAATCTTCGCCCTGCAGCACAATCGGCATGGATGCGACAAACTCACCTGTATAAGGATCTTCTTCGAAATATCTTTCCTGTGCAGAAAGGTGGCACTTGGCCACCAGTTCAGGACGCATTCTGCTGCCGTGATGAATGGCTGTTGCCACAAACGGCTGGTACTCAGAAATACGGATGGTCAGACTGCCATCAGCCAGCTGAGCTTCAAAAGGTATATTTTGCTGGATTAGTGCCAGCACTTCATGCTCAGCTAGTTGCCGCATCTTCGATAACCTGTCTGAATTTATTTTTACGCGCGATGCTGACATCTTTCGCTTTCACAACGCTCTCGACAAAGTCGATTACTTCACGTTGCAGTTTTGTGCGGTTCAGGCGGTTGATACGGGTAATCCCGCCCGGGCTGAGTACATTGACTTCAACCAGTTTGCCGTTGATCACATCCAGACCGACGAAGTACAGGCCGTCACGGACCAGTTTCGGGCCGATATGACGACACAGGCGCAGTTCCTGTTTGGTCAGCGTGTGCTTCACTTCCTGACCACCGGCATGAATGTTCGAACGG contains these protein-coding regions:
- a CDS encoding TetR/AcrR family transcriptional regulator, whose protein sequence is MSKGRVTREHILKTAFDLASKDGLDSLTIGQLAKASGMSKSGLFAHFNSKENLQVSVLQYAGDYFALHVIQPVRRIQFDSVEQKLRSLLSHWLAWNHSFQGRCMFIDAWKERRHGDDSVQLELDIITRRWLDYLCLQVEKGKLSGEFRADLDTWQSVFRLYGAYLSSQLFHSLALEDDESRRFWCEVETVFAEWRTP
- a CDS encoding alpha/beta hydrolase; translation: MSSKIYFNTAGGLNLRRRATNLITRAYHRMAPSHAVNTARKLLLTPEKIIKQAEQPDGMRIKAIQSTEGSLMTYALGDGPVWLLGHGWSGSASQFFPLMEKIAAAGFTALAFDNPAHGNSEGQYGHLPGFVKGLEAVIDQDVEELAGVVAHSMGCTMVLESKHPKLAGKPMFLIAPVLNYRDNLYRMVDVSGFSLRLFRDVVGEIEQQYQYPIDTVDTFARLSEHQGKVLIVHDVSDRFAQIEQSRDANALNHVELIETEGLGHSRILSSQAVLDAFDVISPSALSWHRISSISLQQFQIER
- a CDS encoding 1-acylglycerol-3-phosphate O-acyltransferase encodes the protein MLAFIRLLLATVFIVFTCLFALIYCLFSPRDPKHVYFFSQWFKVLRKIVNVQIIERGEEKVTGIGKAVYISNHQTVFDFVTSPGMVRPRTVSIGKKSLLWIPFFGPLYWITGNILIDRENKAKARDTIKQVVTAIHERNLSVWMYPEGTRSKGRGLLPFKTGAFRMAIEAGVPIVPMVVSSTYNKIDLSNRDNGTVIAEYLDPIDTSAMTVQDARALADHCHEMMLNHIAKLDAEVAALTAQSETVAAKSS
- a CDS encoding NlpC/P60 family protein; the protein is MSASGQGFVHNHSFVVLFCAEVEMVTTKLISFFCLRQKLLKMFALVAILILTGCSSKPDINDEAAEKTLTAKTPTHVPVSLAIQPPAPSFQTVYQSWKGTPYRLGGTTRSGIDCSAFVQLTYSEVYQQMLPRTTSEQSRLGKPVPLSLAKKGDLIFFRTGRTMRHVGIYMGNNEFLHASTSQGVVVSSMDAPYWQRAFWQVRRLQ
- a CDS encoding aminoacyl-tRNA deacylase, whose translation is MAMAMTVGQFLNSHNVDFSLTHHRHTDTSFSSAISAHVPTSQVAKAVLLKDQQGDHLMAVVPSNRRVMIDKINRIMGKQYFLVGEHELSKIFQDCEPGAVPSLGQAYQINMLVDDLLLEQDELYIESGDHENLIHLNNKQFHKVMRDIPHRNISGYRMLFTQEHDGRHWEWE
- a CDS encoding flavohemoglobin expression-modulating QEGLA motif protein produces the protein MRQLAEHEVLALIQQNIPFEAQLADGSLTIRISEYQPFVATAIHHGSRMRPELVAKCHLSAQERYFEEDPYTGEFVASMPIVLQGEDSRYEYDLNRDPKSCIYSQAWGKDVWHAPLTDAERFASLAKHSCYYRIFHALITALEHKFGYCVVYDVHSYNYERITTPCPTFNLGTAQVDRKEWQSEIKDLLTRLGQVNLPNLAVTAGENLVFQGMGYQATFVRDHFSRTLILPIEIKKVYMNENGGESYPLVIEQLKTELKSTLTGHAAYVIESRMKQPSTRRRQKAHVLDSKLPKEVVQLDRQLYRFARGLNTLSYINPINLKQEKRRFLHNRDAYQPKFTYRQLDLDPYKFREQLYRLPVEDIRDAGIQAMYRKVIDQLAVRIDLLTSLGHEEFLYNSLRYYGRPDESDIANARFILHAREYAERETATISADEAIDAFNLAAEDYGFSCKIQGTTKLIARAMVSGRTVKVNLNSRFTPADLYALIHHEMGVHMVTSVNAEAQPLKVLQLGLPGNTHTQEGLAILCEHLSGNFPLHRLKTLALRVVAVDMMVNKRSFNETFSTLKFDYGLSDDTAFTITTRAYRGGGFTKDFLYLRGLKDALRLHRETDLTSLFIGKTGFEFKPLLDELIEREILLPPQYMPKALSMNTETDPIINFMLNCID